One segment of Panthera leo isolate Ple1 chromosome A3, P.leo_Ple1_pat1.1, whole genome shotgun sequence DNA contains the following:
- the ROMO1 gene encoding reactive oxygen species modulator 1, with product MPVAVGPYGQSQPSCFDRVKMGFVMGCAVGMAAGALFGTFSCLRIGMRGRELMGGIGKTMMQSGGTFGTFMAIGMGIRC from the exons ATGCCGGTGGCCGTGGGGCCCTACGGACAGTCCCAGCCGAGCTGCTTCGACCGCGTGAAGATGGGCTTTGTGATGGGCTGCGCAGTGGGCATGGCGGCTGGGGCGCTCTTCGGCACCTTTTCCTGTCTCAG GATTGGAATGCGGGGCCGGGAGCTGATGGGCGGCATCGGGAAAACCATGATGCAGAGTGGAGGCACCTTTGGCACGTTCATGGCCATTGGGATGGGCATCCGATGTTAA
- the RBM39 gene encoding RNA-binding protein 39 isoform X1: MADDIDIEAMLEAPYKKDENKLSSANGHEERSKKRKKSKSRSRSHERKRSKSKERKRSRDRERKKSKSRERKRSRSKERRRSRSRSRDRRFRGRYRSPYSGPKFNSAIRGKIGLPHSIKLSRRRSRSKSPFRKDKSPVREPIDNLTPEERDARTVFCMQLAARIRPRDLEEFFSTVGKVRDVRMISDRNSRRSKGIAYVEFVDVSSVPLAIGLTGQRVLGVPIIVQASQAEKNRAAAMANNLQKGSAGPMRLYVGSLHFNITEDMLRGIFEPFGRIESIQLMMDSETGRSKGYGFITFSDSECAKKALEQLNGFELAGRPMKVGHVTERTDASSASSFLDSDELERTGIDLGTTGRLQLMARLAEGTGLQIPPAAQQALQMSGSLAFGAVAEFSFVIDLQTRLSQQTEASALAAAASVQPLATQCFQLSNMFNPQTEEEVGWDTEIKDDVIEECNKHGGVIHIYVDKNSAQGNVYVKCPSIAAAIAAVNALHGRWFAGKMITAAYVPLPTYHNLFPDSMTATQLLVPSRR; encoded by the exons gaggaaaaaaagcaagagcaGAAGTCGTAGTCATGAACGTAAAAGAAGCAAAAGTAAGGAACGGAAACGAAGTagagatagagaaaggaaaaagagtaaaaGCCGTGAAAGGAAGCGAagtagaagcaaagaaaggagacGAAGCCGCTCAAGAAGTCGAGATCGCAGATTCAGAGGCCGCTACAGAAGTCCTTA cTCCGGACCAAAATTTAACAGTGCCATCCGAGGAAAGATTGGGTTGCCTCATAGCATCAAATTAAG CAGACGACGCTCCCGAAGCAAAAGTCCATtcagaaaagacaagagccctgtgAG GGAACCTATTGATAATCTAACTCCTGAAGAAAGAGATGCAAGGACAGTTTTCTGCATGCAGCTGGCAGCAAGAATTCGCCCAAGGGATTTGGAAGAGTTTTTCTCTACAGTAGGAAAG gttcGAGATGTGAGAATGATTTCTGATAGAAATTCAAGACGTTCCAAAGGAATTGCATATGTGGAGTTTGTTGATGTTAGCTCGGTGCCTCTAGCAATAGGATTAACTGGCCAACGTGTTTTAGGAGTGCCAATCATAGTACAAGCATcacag GCAGAAAAAAACAGAGCTGCAGCAATGGCAAACAATCTACAAAAGGGAAGTGCTGGACCTATGAGGCTTTATGTGGGCTCGTTACACTTTAACATAACTGAAGATATGCTTCGGGGGATCTTTGAGCCTTTTGGAAGG attgaAAGTATCCAACTCATGATGGATAGTGAAACAGGTCGATCTAAGGGATATGGTTTTATTACG TTTTCCGATTCAGAATGTGCCAAGAAGGCTCTGGAACAACTTAATGGATTTGAACTAGCAGGGAGACCAATGAAAGTTGGTCATGTTACTGAACGTACTGATGCTTCCAGTGCTAGCTCATTTTTGGACAGTGATGAACTGGAAAGGACTGGAATTGACTTGGGAACAACTGGTCGTCTCCAATTAATGGCAAGACTCGCAGAGG GTACAGGTTTGCAGATCCCACCAGCAGCACAGCAGGCTCTACAAATGAGTGGCTCTTTGGCATTTGGTGCTGTGGCAG AATTCTCTTTTGTTATAGATTTGCAAACAAGACTTTCTCAACAGACTGAAG cttcagcTTTAGCTGCAGCTGCCTCTGTCCAGCCTCTTGCAACACAGTGTTTTCAACTCTCTAACATGTTTAACCCTCAAAC AGAAGAAGAAGTTGGATGGGATACAGAGATTAAGGATGATGTGATTGAAGAATGTAATAAACATGGAGGAGTTATTCATATTTACGTTGACAAAAATTCAGctcag GGCAATGTGTATGTGAAGTGCCCATCAATTGCTGCAGCCATCGCTGCTGTCAATGCATTGCATGGCCGGTGGTTTGCTG GTAAAATGATAACAGCAGCATATGTACCTCTTCCAACTTATCACAACCTCTTCCCTGATTCTATGACAGCAACGCAACTACTGGTTCCAAGTAGACGATGA
- the RBM39 gene encoding RNA-binding protein 39 isoform X2 → MADDIDIEAMLEAPYKKDENKLSSANGHEERSKKRKKSKSRSRSHERKRSKSKERKRSRDRERKKSKSRERKRSRSKERRRSRSRSRDRRFRGRYRSPYSGPKFNSAIRGKIGLPHSIKLSRRRSRSKSPFRKDKSPVREPIDNLTPEERDARTVFCMQLAARIRPRDLEEFFSTVGKVRDVRMISDRNSRRSKGIAYVEFVDVSSVPLAIGLTGQRVLGVPIIVQASQAEKNRAAAMANNLQKGSAGPMRLYVGSLHFNITEDMLRGIFEPFGRIESIQLMMDSETGRSKGYGFITFSDSECAKKALEQLNGFELAGRPMKVGHVTERTDASSASSFLDSDELERTGIDLGTTGRLQLMARLAEGTGLQIPPAAQQALQMSGSLAFGAVADLQTRLSQQTEASALAAAASVQPLATQCFQLSNMFNPQTEEEVGWDTEIKDDVIEECNKHGGVIHIYVDKNSAQGNVYVKCPSIAAAIAAVNALHGRWFAGKMITAAYVPLPTYHNLFPDSMTATQLLVPSRR, encoded by the exons gaggaaaaaaagcaagagcaGAAGTCGTAGTCATGAACGTAAAAGAAGCAAAAGTAAGGAACGGAAACGAAGTagagatagagaaaggaaaaagagtaaaaGCCGTGAAAGGAAGCGAagtagaagcaaagaaaggagacGAAGCCGCTCAAGAAGTCGAGATCGCAGATTCAGAGGCCGCTACAGAAGTCCTTA cTCCGGACCAAAATTTAACAGTGCCATCCGAGGAAAGATTGGGTTGCCTCATAGCATCAAATTAAG CAGACGACGCTCCCGAAGCAAAAGTCCATtcagaaaagacaagagccctgtgAG GGAACCTATTGATAATCTAACTCCTGAAGAAAGAGATGCAAGGACAGTTTTCTGCATGCAGCTGGCAGCAAGAATTCGCCCAAGGGATTTGGAAGAGTTTTTCTCTACAGTAGGAAAG gttcGAGATGTGAGAATGATTTCTGATAGAAATTCAAGACGTTCCAAAGGAATTGCATATGTGGAGTTTGTTGATGTTAGCTCGGTGCCTCTAGCAATAGGATTAACTGGCCAACGTGTTTTAGGAGTGCCAATCATAGTACAAGCATcacag GCAGAAAAAAACAGAGCTGCAGCAATGGCAAACAATCTACAAAAGGGAAGTGCTGGACCTATGAGGCTTTATGTGGGCTCGTTACACTTTAACATAACTGAAGATATGCTTCGGGGGATCTTTGAGCCTTTTGGAAGG attgaAAGTATCCAACTCATGATGGATAGTGAAACAGGTCGATCTAAGGGATATGGTTTTATTACG TTTTCCGATTCAGAATGTGCCAAGAAGGCTCTGGAACAACTTAATGGATTTGAACTAGCAGGGAGACCAATGAAAGTTGGTCATGTTACTGAACGTACTGATGCTTCCAGTGCTAGCTCATTTTTGGACAGTGATGAACTGGAAAGGACTGGAATTGACTTGGGAACAACTGGTCGTCTCCAATTAATGGCAAGACTCGCAGAGG GTACAGGTTTGCAGATCCCACCAGCAGCACAGCAGGCTCTACAAATGAGTGGCTCTTTGGCATTTGGTGCTGTGGCAG ATTTGCAAACAAGACTTTCTCAACAGACTGAAG cttcagcTTTAGCTGCAGCTGCCTCTGTCCAGCCTCTTGCAACACAGTGTTTTCAACTCTCTAACATGTTTAACCCTCAAAC AGAAGAAGAAGTTGGATGGGATACAGAGATTAAGGATGATGTGATTGAAGAATGTAATAAACATGGAGGAGTTATTCATATTTACGTTGACAAAAATTCAGctcag GGCAATGTGTATGTGAAGTGCCCATCAATTGCTGCAGCCATCGCTGCTGTCAATGCATTGCATGGCCGGTGGTTTGCTG GTAAAATGATAACAGCAGCATATGTACCTCTTCCAACTTATCACAACCTCTTCCCTGATTCTATGACAGCAACGCAACTACTGGTTCCAAGTAGACGATGA
- the RBM39 gene encoding RNA-binding protein 39 isoform X3: protein MADDIDIEAMLEAPYKKDENKLSSANGHEERSKKRKKSKSRSRSHERKRSKSKERKRSRDRERKKSKSRERKRSRSKERRRSRSRSRDRRFRGRYRSPYRRRSRSKSPFRKDKSPVREPIDNLTPEERDARTVFCMQLAARIRPRDLEEFFSTVGKVRDVRMISDRNSRRSKGIAYVEFVDVSSVPLAIGLTGQRVLGVPIIVQASQAEKNRAAAMANNLQKGSAGPMRLYVGSLHFNITEDMLRGIFEPFGRIESIQLMMDSETGRSKGYGFITFSDSECAKKALEQLNGFELAGRPMKVGHVTERTDASSASSFLDSDELERTGIDLGTTGRLQLMARLAEGTGLQIPPAAQQALQMSGSLAFGAVAEFSFVIDLQTRLSQQTEASALAAAASVQPLATQCFQLSNMFNPQTEEEVGWDTEIKDDVIEECNKHGGVIHIYVDKNSAQGNVYVKCPSIAAAIAAVNALHGRWFAGKMITAAYVPLPTYHNLFPDSMTATQLLVPSRR, encoded by the exons gaggaaaaaaagcaagagcaGAAGTCGTAGTCATGAACGTAAAAGAAGCAAAAGTAAGGAACGGAAACGAAGTagagatagagaaaggaaaaagagtaaaaGCCGTGAAAGGAAGCGAagtagaagcaaagaaaggagacGAAGCCGCTCAAGAAGTCGAGATCGCAGATTCAGAGGCCGCTACAGAAGTCCTTA CAGACGACGCTCCCGAAGCAAAAGTCCATtcagaaaagacaagagccctgtgAG GGAACCTATTGATAATCTAACTCCTGAAGAAAGAGATGCAAGGACAGTTTTCTGCATGCAGCTGGCAGCAAGAATTCGCCCAAGGGATTTGGAAGAGTTTTTCTCTACAGTAGGAAAG gttcGAGATGTGAGAATGATTTCTGATAGAAATTCAAGACGTTCCAAAGGAATTGCATATGTGGAGTTTGTTGATGTTAGCTCGGTGCCTCTAGCAATAGGATTAACTGGCCAACGTGTTTTAGGAGTGCCAATCATAGTACAAGCATcacag GCAGAAAAAAACAGAGCTGCAGCAATGGCAAACAATCTACAAAAGGGAAGTGCTGGACCTATGAGGCTTTATGTGGGCTCGTTACACTTTAACATAACTGAAGATATGCTTCGGGGGATCTTTGAGCCTTTTGGAAGG attgaAAGTATCCAACTCATGATGGATAGTGAAACAGGTCGATCTAAGGGATATGGTTTTATTACG TTTTCCGATTCAGAATGTGCCAAGAAGGCTCTGGAACAACTTAATGGATTTGAACTAGCAGGGAGACCAATGAAAGTTGGTCATGTTACTGAACGTACTGATGCTTCCAGTGCTAGCTCATTTTTGGACAGTGATGAACTGGAAAGGACTGGAATTGACTTGGGAACAACTGGTCGTCTCCAATTAATGGCAAGACTCGCAGAGG GTACAGGTTTGCAGATCCCACCAGCAGCACAGCAGGCTCTACAAATGAGTGGCTCTTTGGCATTTGGTGCTGTGGCAG AATTCTCTTTTGTTATAGATTTGCAAACAAGACTTTCTCAACAGACTGAAG cttcagcTTTAGCTGCAGCTGCCTCTGTCCAGCCTCTTGCAACACAGTGTTTTCAACTCTCTAACATGTTTAACCCTCAAAC AGAAGAAGAAGTTGGATGGGATACAGAGATTAAGGATGATGTGATTGAAGAATGTAATAAACATGGAGGAGTTATTCATATTTACGTTGACAAAAATTCAGctcag GGCAATGTGTATGTGAAGTGCCCATCAATTGCTGCAGCCATCGCTGCTGTCAATGCATTGCATGGCCGGTGGTTTGCTG GTAAAATGATAACAGCAGCATATGTACCTCTTCCAACTTATCACAACCTCTTCCCTGATTCTATGACAGCAACGCAACTACTGGTTCCAAGTAGACGATGA
- the RBM39 gene encoding RNA-binding protein 39 isoform X4 yields MADDIDIEAMLEAPYKKDENKLSSANGHEERSKKRKKSKSRSRSHERKRSKSKERKRSRDRERKKSKSRERKRSRSKERRRSRSRSRDRRFRGRYRSPYRRRSRSKSPFRKDKSPVREPIDNLTPEERDARTVFCMQLAARIRPRDLEEFFSTVGKVRDVRMISDRNSRRSKGIAYVEFVDVSSVPLAIGLTGQRVLGVPIIVQASQAEKNRAAAMANNLQKGSAGPMRLYVGSLHFNITEDMLRGIFEPFGRIESIQLMMDSETGRSKGYGFITFSDSECAKKALEQLNGFELAGRPMKVGHVTERTDASSASSFLDSDELERTGIDLGTTGRLQLMARLAEGTGLQIPPAAQQALQMSGSLAFGAVADLQTRLSQQTEASALAAAASVQPLATQCFQLSNMFNPQTEEEVGWDTEIKDDVIEECNKHGGVIHIYVDKNSAQGNVYVKCPSIAAAIAAVNALHGRWFAGKMITAAYVPLPTYHNLFPDSMTATQLLVPSRR; encoded by the exons gaggaaaaaaagcaagagcaGAAGTCGTAGTCATGAACGTAAAAGAAGCAAAAGTAAGGAACGGAAACGAAGTagagatagagaaaggaaaaagagtaaaaGCCGTGAAAGGAAGCGAagtagaagcaaagaaaggagacGAAGCCGCTCAAGAAGTCGAGATCGCAGATTCAGAGGCCGCTACAGAAGTCCTTA CAGACGACGCTCCCGAAGCAAAAGTCCATtcagaaaagacaagagccctgtgAG GGAACCTATTGATAATCTAACTCCTGAAGAAAGAGATGCAAGGACAGTTTTCTGCATGCAGCTGGCAGCAAGAATTCGCCCAAGGGATTTGGAAGAGTTTTTCTCTACAGTAGGAAAG gttcGAGATGTGAGAATGATTTCTGATAGAAATTCAAGACGTTCCAAAGGAATTGCATATGTGGAGTTTGTTGATGTTAGCTCGGTGCCTCTAGCAATAGGATTAACTGGCCAACGTGTTTTAGGAGTGCCAATCATAGTACAAGCATcacag GCAGAAAAAAACAGAGCTGCAGCAATGGCAAACAATCTACAAAAGGGAAGTGCTGGACCTATGAGGCTTTATGTGGGCTCGTTACACTTTAACATAACTGAAGATATGCTTCGGGGGATCTTTGAGCCTTTTGGAAGG attgaAAGTATCCAACTCATGATGGATAGTGAAACAGGTCGATCTAAGGGATATGGTTTTATTACG TTTTCCGATTCAGAATGTGCCAAGAAGGCTCTGGAACAACTTAATGGATTTGAACTAGCAGGGAGACCAATGAAAGTTGGTCATGTTACTGAACGTACTGATGCTTCCAGTGCTAGCTCATTTTTGGACAGTGATGAACTGGAAAGGACTGGAATTGACTTGGGAACAACTGGTCGTCTCCAATTAATGGCAAGACTCGCAGAGG GTACAGGTTTGCAGATCCCACCAGCAGCACAGCAGGCTCTACAAATGAGTGGCTCTTTGGCATTTGGTGCTGTGGCAG ATTTGCAAACAAGACTTTCTCAACAGACTGAAG cttcagcTTTAGCTGCAGCTGCCTCTGTCCAGCCTCTTGCAACACAGTGTTTTCAACTCTCTAACATGTTTAACCCTCAAAC AGAAGAAGAAGTTGGATGGGATACAGAGATTAAGGATGATGTGATTGAAGAATGTAATAAACATGGAGGAGTTATTCATATTTACGTTGACAAAAATTCAGctcag GGCAATGTGTATGTGAAGTGCCCATCAATTGCTGCAGCCATCGCTGCTGTCAATGCATTGCATGGCCGGTGGTTTGCTG GTAAAATGATAACAGCAGCATATGTACCTCTTCCAACTTATCACAACCTCTTCCCTGATTCTATGACAGCAACGCAACTACTGGTTCCAAGTAGACGATGA